Proteins from a genomic interval of Paenibacillus sp. FSL H8-0048:
- the argJ gene encoding bifunctional ornithine acetyltransferase/N-acetylglutamate synthase, whose protein sequence is MSEQPLYTVVEGGSITAPKGFTSGGLHCGLKKTERNDLAAILCEVPATAAAVYTTNVFQAAPLKVTRESLADGTLQAVIVNSGNANACTGDQGEADAYEMRAAAARYLGVKEQDVAVASTGVIGELLKMDCVRSGIAGLPEKMDGGAVGAEEFSQAILTTDLVKKESCVKVTVGGTEVIIAGAAKGSGMIHPNMATMLGFMTTDVLIDGEDLLSLLRTATNSTFNMITVDGDTSTNDMLVTMASGLAGNEKLTRLHADWEAFAAAFTHVCQSLAMAIARDGEGATKLIEVQVSGAVHDEAAAAIAKTVVGSSLVKSAIFGADANWGRIIAAVGRAGVPVSPERVDIKLGEIEVLRGSRPVAFDEEQALQYLQKSDTVLITVTLSDGSGQATAWGCDLTYDYVRINAAYRT, encoded by the coding sequence ATGAGTGAGCAACCACTATATACCGTCGTAGAAGGCGGAAGCATTACTGCACCTAAGGGCTTCACCTCCGGCGGCCTGCACTGCGGACTCAAAAAAACAGAGCGCAATGACCTTGCCGCGATTCTCTGTGAGGTGCCGGCTACGGCGGCTGCAGTGTATACGACCAATGTGTTTCAGGCGGCTCCGCTGAAGGTTACGCGGGAGAGTCTGGCGGACGGGACGCTGCAGGCGGTTATCGTGAACAGCGGCAATGCCAATGCCTGCACAGGGGACCAGGGCGAGGCGGATGCCTATGAGATGCGTGCGGCGGCTGCCCGTTATTTGGGCGTGAAGGAGCAGGATGTCGCTGTCGCTTCCACGGGTGTGATCGGGGAGCTGCTGAAGATGGATTGTGTGCGCAGCGGGATTGCCGGACTGCCGGAGAAGATGGACGGTGGCGCTGTCGGTGCGGAGGAATTCAGCCAGGCGATTCTAACCACCGATTTGGTCAAAAAAGAAAGCTGCGTCAAAGTAACGGTAGGCGGTACAGAGGTTATTATTGCCGGAGCGGCGAAGGGTTCCGGGATGATTCACCCGAACATGGCGACGATGCTGGGCTTCATGACCACCGATGTGCTCATTGACGGCGAGGATTTGCTCAGCTTGCTGCGTACAGCTACTAATTCTACTTTTAATATGATTACAGTTGATGGGGATACCAGTACGAACGATATGCTGGTCACGATGGCCAGCGGACTTGCCGGCAATGAGAAGCTGACGCGACTGCATGCGGACTGGGAAGCTTTTGCGGCGGCGTTCACCCATGTGTGCCAGAGTCTGGCGATGGCGATTGCCCGTGACGGCGAAGGGGCCACGAAGCTGATTGAGGTGCAGGTGAGCGGGGCGGTGCATGATGAGGCTGCGGCGGCGATTGCCAAGACCGTGGTCGGCTCAAGCCTGGTGAAGTCGGCGATCTTCGGCGCGGATGCCAACTGGGGGCGGATTATCGCGGCCGTAGGGCGCGCGGGCGTTCCGGTATCGCCGGAGCGGGTAGATATTAAGCTGGGTGAGATCGAGGTGCTGCGCGGATCGCGTCCGGTGGCTTTTGATGAGGAGCAGGCGCTGCAATATCTGCAAAAAAGCGATACCGTGCTAATCACGGTAACCTTGTCGGACGGCAGCGGGCAGGCTACAGCCTGGGGCTGTGACCTGACTTATGATTATGTGCGGATTAACGCGGCTTACCGCACGTAA
- the argB gene encoding acetylglutamate kinase yields MTVEPIEPQAQAGTAGLFVMKCGGSTLAALPDSFFEDLRELQASGIQPVIVHGGGPAISGNLEKLGIESRFVNGLRVTTEEVLDVVEMTLSGSINKAIVRRIQASGGQALGLSGVDGNLILAHPVANHDEVGLVGEVTGVRAEIVTGILAMGYIPVIAPVGVDGGGQRYNINADTAAGAVASYIGSPSMIVVTDVPGIMRTVDGEKVVLPSVTVAQIEALIESGEIYGGMIPKVRAAMDCIQGQVSEVIIVDGKEPRVLSRVLKGEALGTRIVR; encoded by the coding sequence ATGACAGTAGAACCGATAGAGCCTCAAGCGCAGGCGGGGACTGCCGGGCTGTTCGTAATGAAATGCGGGGGGAGTACGCTGGCGGCGCTGCCGGATTCGTTCTTCGAGGATCTGCGGGAGCTTCAGGCCAGCGGGATTCAGCCTGTAATCGTGCATGGCGGCGGTCCGGCGATCTCCGGCAATCTGGAGAAGCTCGGTATCGAGAGCCGCTTCGTGAACGGCCTGCGGGTAACGACGGAAGAGGTGCTGGATGTGGTGGAGATGACTCTGTCCGGCAGCATCAACAAGGCGATTGTCCGCCGAATTCAGGCCAGCGGGGGGCAGGCACTCGGGTTGTCAGGCGTTGACGGCAACCTGATCCTCGCGCACCCGGTGGCCAATCACGATGAAGTGGGTCTGGTGGGTGAAGTGACCGGTGTTCGAGCGGAGATTGTGACGGGTATCCTCGCGATGGGCTATATTCCGGTTATTGCACCTGTAGGCGTAGATGGCGGTGGCCAGCGGTACAACATCAATGCGGATACTGCTGCCGGAGCTGTGGCTTCTTATATAGGGTCACCGAGTATGATCGTGGTTACGGATGTGCCGGGCATTATGCGGACGGTGGACGGAGAGAAGGTCGTGCTTCCATCCGTAACGGTGGCGCAGATCGAAGCGCTGATTGAGAGTGGTGAAATCTACGGCGGAATGATTCCCAAGGTACGTGCCGCCATGGACTGCATCCAGGGTCAGGTGTCAGAGGTTATTATTGTAGACGGCAAAGAGCCGCGTGTCCTCAGCCGGGTGCTGAAGGGCGAAGCGCTGGGCACGCGGATTGTAAGATAA
- a CDS encoding aspartate aminotransferase family protein, producing the protein MSELTQTDKNSLTGAPQERSAGTNGQGAAPAKLSAVFPSYSRYDISLVKGKGSWVWDEQGNKYLDFMCGLAVTSLGHAPEKVGAKLKEQIDTLWHVSNLFHIPGQDRVAALLTENSCADQVFFCNSGAEANEAAIKLARRYHQKVQGADRYEIITFEQSFHGRTLATLTATGQAKVKEGFLPLPAGFKTVPLHDLDALKGAITEHTAAIMLEMVLAEGGVLEVQQEFLDAVVALCKEHGLLLIVDEVQTGMGRTGKLFAHQHYGIEPDIFTLAKGVASGFPAGVMLGKGYLREAFSPGSHASTFGGTPLAAAVMEATIETMLEDKLPERAAEMGEYLSGQLRAKLADTSFVKEIRGKGLLIGIECQEPVAEIVLAGQKRGLLFVQAGPNVVRLLPNLYVSTDEIDQAVDILSELIHTYANKVSGEAN; encoded by the coding sequence ATGAGTGAGCTTACGCAAACGGACAAGAATTCTTTGACAGGGGCGCCGCAGGAGCGTTCAGCAGGTACGAACGGACAGGGGGCCGCTCCTGCCAAGCTGAGTGCGGTATTCCCGTCGTACAGCAGATACGATATCAGTCTGGTCAAAGGCAAAGGCAGCTGGGTATGGGATGAGCAGGGTAACAAGTATCTGGACTTCATGTGCGGACTTGCGGTAACAAGTCTGGGCCATGCACCGGAGAAGGTCGGTGCGAAGCTGAAGGAGCAGATTGATACGCTGTGGCATGTCTCGAACCTGTTCCACATTCCCGGCCAGGACCGGGTAGCTGCACTGCTGACAGAGAATAGCTGTGCGGATCAGGTCTTCTTCTGCAACAGCGGAGCGGAAGCGAATGAAGCGGCCATCAAGCTGGCGCGCCGGTATCATCAGAAGGTGCAGGGTGCAGACCGCTACGAGATTATTACGTTCGAGCAGTCCTTCCATGGACGTACGCTGGCTACACTGACAGCCACTGGGCAGGCGAAGGTCAAGGAAGGCTTCCTGCCGCTGCCCGCCGGCTTCAAGACGGTGCCGCTGCATGATCTGGACGCGCTGAAAGGCGCCATTACTGAACATACGGCAGCGATTATGCTGGAGATGGTGCTGGCCGAGGGCGGTGTGCTTGAGGTACAGCAGGAGTTTCTGGATGCTGTTGTTGCGCTGTGCAAGGAGCACGGGCTGCTGCTGATCGTGGATGAAGTGCAGACCGGCATGGGCCGTACGGGCAAGCTGTTTGCTCATCAGCATTACGGCATTGAGCCGGATATTTTCACCTTGGCCAAAGGGGTAGCGAGCGGCTTCCCGGCTGGTGTGATGCTGGGTAAAGGCTATCTGCGCGAGGCCTTCAGCCCGGGCAGCCATGCCAGCACCTTCGGCGGCACCCCGCTGGCGGCAGCGGTGATGGAAGCAACCATTGAGACCATGCTTGAAGATAAGCTGCCCGAGCGGGCTGCGGAGATGGGCGAATACTTAAGCGGACAGCTGAGAGCGAAGCTGGCGGACACTTCCTTTGTGAAGGAGATTCGCGGCAAAGGCCTGCTGATCGGCATTGAATGCCAGGAGCCGGTGGCCGAGATCGTGCTTGCCGGACAGAAGCGCGGACTGCTGTTCGTTCAGGCTGGCCCGAATGTGGTCCGGCTGCTGCCTAATCTGTATGTTAGCACTGACGAGATTGATCAGGCGGTGGACATCCTATCGGAACTAATTCATACTTATGCTAACAAAGTAAGCGGGGAGGCAAATTGA
- the argF gene encoding ornithine carbamoyltransferase, with the protein MSHGTPGVTETIAAQLKGRDLLELNDYSPEEITYLLDLAIELKRKQKNGEVYQPLLGKTIGLIFEKSSTRTRVSFEVGMYQLGGHALFLSKNDIQLGRGETVGDTAQVMSRYLDGIMIRTFGHDKVEDLARYASVPVINGLSDLAHPCQVLADYQTVYEHKGKLKGLKLAYIGDGNNMAHSLLIGGAKLGVHVSIAGPEGYEPDEAVVAEAREIAKETGSVITVTRSPQEAVQDADVIYTDVWASMGFEAEQLAREAAFKDYQVNEELVKGAKSDYLFLHCLPAHREEEVSTGVIDGPNSVIFDQAENRLHAQKALMAALMG; encoded by the coding sequence ATGAGTCACGGTACACCAGGCGTAACAGAGACGATTGCCGCACAGCTCAAGGGCCGTGATTTGCTGGAGCTGAATGATTACAGCCCGGAGGAGATCACGTATTTGCTTGATCTCGCTATTGAGCTGAAGCGCAAGCAGAAGAACGGTGAAGTCTACCAGCCGCTGCTGGGGAAGACGATCGGCCTTATTTTTGAGAAATCCTCTACCCGTACCCGGGTGTCGTTCGAAGTGGGGATGTATCAGCTGGGCGGACATGCACTGTTCCTCAGCAAAAATGATATTCAGCTGGGCCGCGGCGAGACGGTTGGTGATACGGCCCAGGTCATGTCGCGTTATCTGGACGGTATCATGATCCGTACGTTCGGCCATGATAAAGTGGAAGATTTGGCGCGTTATGCCTCAGTGCCTGTAATCAACGGCCTCAGCGATCTTGCGCATCCCTGCCAGGTGCTGGCAGACTACCAGACCGTATACGAGCACAAGGGCAAGCTGAAGGGCCTGAAGCTGGCGTACATCGGCGACGGCAATAATATGGCCCATTCTCTGCTGATCGGCGGCGCCAAGCTGGGTGTGCATGTCTCTATTGCCGGACCGGAGGGCTACGAGCCGGACGAGGCAGTTGTGGCTGAAGCGCGTGAGATCGCCAAGGAGACAGGCTCAGTCATCACTGTGACCCGCAGCCCGCAGGAGGCAGTACAGGACGCAGATGTAATCTACACGGATGTCTGGGCGAGCATGGGCTTCGAGGCCGAGCAGCTGGCGCGTGAAGCGGCGTTCAAGGACTATCAGGTCAACGAGGAGCTGGTGAAGGGCGCGAAGAGCGATTATCTGTTCCTGCACTGCCTGCCGGCCCACCGGGAGGAAGAGGTCAGCACGGGCGTCATTGACGGCCCGAACTCCGTGATTTTCGATCAGGCGGAGAACCGCCTGCATGCGCAGAAGGCGCTTATGGCGGCCTTGATGGGCTAG
- a CDS encoding argininosuccinate synthase has protein sequence MPKEKIVLAYSGGLDTSVILKWLKETYDAEIIAFTADIGQKEELDGLEEKALATGASKVYIDDLRDEFANDFIYPMFQSGALYEGQYLLGTSIARPLIAKRMVDIAIAEGATAIAHGATGKGNDQVRFELNAAALSPSIKVIAPWRLEEFRNQFPGRAEMIAYAEANGIPVQASAAKPYSMDRNLLHISYESGVLEDPWFDPSAPENKEMFLLSSAPEDAPDEAEYLELDFLKGDCVALNGEALSPLQVMEKLNELGGKHGIGRVDMVENRFVGMKSRGVYETPGGTILFTAHRKMESITMDREVMNLRDSLITRYSTLVYNGFWFAPERIAMQALVKESQKNVTGTVRVKLYKGNIIGAGVKSPVSLYNPDIATMEADPTQAYDQGDATGFIRLNALRLKVSAGVAESNK, from the coding sequence ATGCCAAAAGAAAAAATTGTACTCGCCTATTCCGGCGGGCTGGATACCTCAGTCATTCTGAAGTGGCTGAAAGAAACGTATGATGCGGAGATTATTGCTTTTACAGCGGATATTGGTCAAAAAGAAGAATTGGATGGCCTGGAGGAAAAAGCACTCGCCACCGGCGCATCCAAGGTCTACATCGATGATCTGCGCGACGAGTTCGCAAATGACTTCATCTACCCGATGTTCCAGTCGGGCGCACTCTATGAGGGCCAATATCTGCTGGGCACCAGCATTGCCCGTCCGCTGATCGCCAAGCGCATGGTCGATATCGCTATCGCCGAAGGCGCAACTGCCATTGCTCATGGAGCTACGGGTAAAGGGAATGACCAGGTACGCTTCGAGTTGAACGCTGCGGCATTATCGCCGAGCATTAAGGTAATCGCGCCTTGGCGTCTGGAAGAGTTCCGCAACCAGTTTCCGGGCCGCGCCGAGATGATCGCTTACGCCGAAGCCAATGGTATTCCGGTACAAGCCTCTGCGGCCAAGCCGTATTCGATGGACCGCAACCTGCTGCATATCAGCTATGAGAGCGGCGTACTGGAAGATCCATGGTTCGATCCAAGCGCACCGGAGAACAAGGAAATGTTCCTGCTCTCGAGTGCCCCGGAGGATGCTCCGGATGAAGCAGAGTACCTGGAGCTGGACTTCCTCAAGGGTGACTGCGTAGCGCTGAACGGCGAAGCGTTATCCCCGCTGCAAGTGATGGAGAAGCTCAATGAGCTGGGCGGCAAGCATGGGATTGGGCGCGTGGATATGGTCGAGAACCGTTTTGTCGGCATGAAGAGCCGTGGCGTGTATGAGACTCCGGGCGGAACCATTCTGTTCACCGCTCACCGCAAAATGGAATCAATCACCATGGACCGTGAAGTGATGAACCTGCGTGACAGCCTGATCACCCGTTACAGCACGCTGGTGTATAACGGCTTCTGGTTCGCACCGGAGCGGATTGCGATGCAGGCCTTGGTGAAGGAGAGCCAGAAGAACGTGACCGGTACGGTACGCGTGAAGCTCTACAAGGGCAACATCATCGGCGCCGGAGTCAAGAGTCCGGTCAGCCTGTACAACCCGGATATCGCCACCATGGAGGCAGATCCAACCCAGGCCTATGACCAGGGTGATGCGACCGGCTTCATCCGTCTGAATGCCCTTCGTCTGAAGGTATCGGCGGGCGTAGCGGAATCCAATAAGTAG
- the argH gene encoding argininosuccinate lyase: MSKLWGGRFTKGTNKLVEEYTASIEFDKVLAEEDVQGSLAHVTMLGKCGILPQEDVETIKNGLAKVLDKVRAGEIVFSVADEDIHMNIEKNLIEEIGPVGGKLHTGRSRNDQVATDMHLYLRNRVVELVALLHELQGALIGQAKDNLETIVPGYTHLQRAQPILFAHHLLAYVSMFRRDAERLTDSYKRINVLPLGAGALAGTTFPIDRHFVAEQLGFDSVYENSLDAVSDRDFIVEFLANASLVMTHLSRLSEELVLWSSTEFSFVELDDAFCTGSSIMPQKKNPDVPELVRGKTGRVYGNLIGLLTVLKSLPLAYNKDMQEDKEGMFDTVATLTGALQLFAPMISTMKVNKARMREAVNTDFSNATDIADFLVGKGLPFRQAHEVIGKTVLYCINEGKFLLDLTLDEFKQFSPLFDDQIYAVLQPEAVVNARNVYGGTATVQVQAAIERAEAALLAAGEWVKQHSVAV, from the coding sequence GTGAGTAAGCTGTGGGGCGGACGTTTTACCAAAGGAACGAACAAGCTGGTAGAGGAATATACGGCTTCTATCGAATTCGATAAAGTGCTGGCGGAAGAGGATGTGCAGGGCAGTCTGGCGCATGTCACGATGCTGGGCAAATGCGGAATTCTGCCGCAGGAGGATGTCGAGACGATCAAGAACGGGCTCGCGAAGGTACTGGACAAGGTACGGGCGGGGGAGATTGTGTTCTCGGTTGCCGATGAAGATATCCACATGAATATTGAAAAGAACCTGATCGAAGAGATCGGCCCGGTCGGCGGCAAGCTGCACACCGGACGGAGCCGCAACGATCAGGTGGCTACAGATATGCACCTCTACCTGCGTAACCGCGTGGTGGAGCTGGTAGCGCTGCTGCATGAGCTGCAGGGGGCGCTGATCGGGCAGGCCAAGGATAACCTGGAGACGATCGTTCCAGGATATACCCACCTGCAGCGGGCACAGCCAATTCTGTTCGCGCATCATCTGCTGGCGTACGTATCGATGTTCCGCCGCGACGCGGAGCGCCTGACCGACAGCTACAAGCGGATCAACGTGCTGCCGCTGGGTGCCGGGGCGCTGGCGGGAACGACGTTCCCGATCGACCGCCACTTCGTGGCCGAGCAGCTTGGCTTCGATAGCGTCTATGAGAACAGTCTGGACGCAGTCAGTGACCGCGACTTCATCGTGGAGTTCCTGGCGAATGCATCGCTCGTGATGACTCACTTGTCCCGTCTTAGCGAAGAGCTGGTGCTGTGGAGCAGCACCGAATTCAGCTTCGTGGAGCTGGACGATGCCTTCTGCACCGGCAGCAGCATCATGCCGCAGAAGAAGAACCCGGATGTGCCGGAGCTGGTACGCGGCAAAACCGGCCGTGTCTACGGCAACCTGATCGGACTCCTGACCGTTCTGAAGTCGCTGCCACTGGCCTATAACAAGGACATGCAGGAAGACAAGGAAGGCATGTTCGATACCGTTGCTACCCTTACAGGGGCCTTGCAGCTGTTCGCACCGATGATCTCCACTATGAAGGTGAACAAGGCGCGGATGCGCGAAGCGGTGAATACCGACTTCTCCAACGCGACCGATATCGCCGACTTCCTGGTAGGCAAAGGCCTGCCGTTCCGTCAAGCGCATGAGGTGATCGGCAAGACCGTTCTGTATTGCATTAACGAGGGCAAGTTCCTGCTGGATCTGACGCTGGACGAATTCAAGCAGTTCTCGCCGCTGTTCGACGACCAGATCTATGCGGTGCTCCAGCCAGAGGCCGTGGTGAACGCCCGTAATGTCTACGGCGGTACCGCCACGGTTCAGGTGCAGGCTGCCATTGAACGGGCCGAGGCGGCTCTGTTGGCGGCGGGTGAATGGGTGAAGCAGCATAGCGTAGCCGTGTAA
- a CDS encoding AraC family transcriptional regulator encodes MDWEVHMERWSRAAVRLLDVQQFAVQKGTVPGYHMASASFFLLTVHGEASVSLSGTVYSTRSAPILHGGPKMELKLTPLDHEFVGYFICYQAVCESKEDRESFNVPYAFAPYAMLPLQEKCEAMNRLCQHTAPLDKLQAQSVFHEFVYEVMRQVHISAQETNRPKVVTEAIHYIHEHYSEPITAEVLAGMCNCSTSYLFRMFKNQLGFGPIDYLIHVRIRRSKQLLLQSEARIQEIAGRVGYADVYYFSRLFKKHTGFPPQRFRENNRHRVLNNPLLLLKSSIVSDEPVSHNDNENYYQHSEEGELSMFRFSRPAFGATLLLCTALFLSACQTGSNTGTAGSEPISTNTAIDRGSADTRMYRHLKGETEIPVKPQRVVSLFHLGELMALGVKPVGATTFILNNPLLSDVSDIEDVGSTPDAEKILSLAPDLIITTAPFAEVVDGGYEALSQIAPTLVVEQYNDPVKDVVMFGDILGKQAEAEQWNKDFAAKIQQSKEKITPYIEPGETFSILNVRSGAVFIYGDTNLGGNIVYKYLGLKPTDKIEKEVIHGDTWEISNELIPEFIGDRLFLAVNEGAEADLKKVDKLIQNSPAGRAGKVYNIDFNQFLFSDPISIEQQMDIIVNLLAGSGT; translated from the coding sequence ATGGATTGGGAAGTTCACATGGAACGCTGGAGCCGCGCCGCTGTCAGACTGCTGGATGTTCAACAGTTCGCTGTGCAAAAGGGGACGGTACCTGGGTATCACATGGCATCCGCGAGCTTCTTCCTGCTGACTGTGCACGGTGAGGCGTCTGTAAGTTTATCGGGAACGGTCTATTCCACCCGGTCTGCACCTATTCTGCATGGGGGCCCGAAGATGGAGCTCAAGCTGACGCCGCTAGATCACGAATTTGTCGGTTATTTCATTTGCTACCAAGCCGTCTGTGAGTCGAAGGAGGACCGGGAGAGCTTCAATGTGCCGTATGCGTTCGCTCCCTATGCAATGCTGCCTTTGCAGGAGAAGTGCGAGGCAATGAATAGATTGTGCCAGCATACCGCCCCGCTGGATAAGCTTCAGGCACAGAGTGTTTTTCATGAGTTTGTGTACGAGGTCATGCGGCAAGTTCACATCTCAGCACAGGAGACGAATCGGCCTAAGGTTGTCACCGAAGCCATTCACTACATTCATGAGCATTACAGCGAACCGATTACCGCAGAGGTGTTGGCCGGAATGTGCAATTGCAGCACAAGCTACTTATTCCGCATGTTCAAAAATCAGCTGGGGTTTGGCCCAATCGATTATCTGATTCATGTACGTATCCGCAGATCCAAGCAGCTGCTGCTGCAATCAGAAGCCCGAATCCAGGAGATAGCTGGCAGAGTTGGTTATGCCGACGTCTATTATTTCAGCCGTTTGTTCAAAAAACATACCGGCTTCCCGCCGCAGCGCTTCCGGGAGAACAACCGCCACAGGGTTCTGAATAATCCATTGCTTCTGCTGAAATCGTCTATTGTATCTGATGAGCCTGTTTCTCATAATGATAATGAGAATTATTATCAACATAGTGAGGAAGGGGAACTATCGATGTTTAGATTTTCAAGGCCGGCCTTTGGGGCCACACTATTGTTATGCACAGCCTTATTCCTAAGTGCATGTCAGACAGGCAGCAATACTGGAACTGCAGGCTCTGAGCCTATTTCTACTAATACCGCTATAGACAGAGGGTCCGCAGATACGCGTATGTATAGGCATTTGAAGGGGGAGACTGAGATTCCGGTGAAGCCCCAGCGGGTAGTCAGTCTTTTTCATCTGGGGGAATTGATGGCGCTGGGAGTGAAGCCGGTAGGTGCCACCACCTTCATCCTGAACAATCCGCTGTTAAGCGATGTCTCGGATATTGAAGATGTCGGTTCTACGCCGGATGCGGAGAAGATCCTGTCGCTTGCGCCTGATCTGATTATTACAACAGCGCCATTCGCGGAGGTAGTCGATGGAGGGTACGAAGCACTCAGTCAGATTGCGCCAACCCTTGTGGTGGAACAGTATAATGATCCGGTCAAGGATGTGGTAATGTTCGGTGACATTCTGGGCAAGCAGGCGGAGGCGGAACAGTGGAACAAGGATTTTGCGGCAAAAATACAACAATCCAAAGAAAAGATTACTCCGTACATTGAACCGGGCGAAACCTTCTCCATTCTGAATGTGCGTTCCGGTGCAGTATTCATATACGGCGATACCAATCTGGGCGGCAACATCGTGTATAAATATCTGGGCCTGAAGCCTACCGATAAGATTGAGAAAGAGGTCATTCACGGAGATACCTGGGAAATCTCTAACGAGTTGATTCCTGAGTTCATCGGTGACCGGTTATTTCTCGCTGTGAATGAAGGGGCCGAGGCTGATCTGAAGAAAGTGGACAAGCTCATTCAGAATTCACCGGCCGGGAGAGCGGGCAAGGTCTACAATATTGACTTCAACCAATTTCTTTTCAGTGATCCGATTTCAATAGAACAACAAATGGACATCATCGTGAATCTGCTGGCAGGGAGCGGCACATGA
- a CDS encoding alpha/beta hydrolase, with protein MALIECKFYSEVLGLSTSMTVILPQQTTTQIGMSNVSKGNLHPTLYLLHGLSDDDSIWLRRTSIERYVAELGIAVVMPQVHRSFYTDMEAGGKYWTFISEELPALARSFFPLSAKREDNFVAGLSMGGYGAMKLGLRKPQDWAAAASLSGALDMAHNFLNFEDPSQKTKDYLQIFGDKDIAGTPEDLLWLLEEVNRSKGPKPLLYQCCGTEDFLYEDNQVFRKACSKTKLSLTYEEGPGAHEWGYWDAKIRDVLKWLPLSK; from the coding sequence ATGGCTTTGATTGAATGTAAATTTTATTCGGAGGTGCTGGGGCTCAGTACTTCGATGACTGTTATTCTGCCGCAGCAGACCACTACGCAGATCGGAATGAGCAATGTCTCCAAAGGGAACCTACACCCCACCCTGTACCTGCTGCACGGTCTGTCTGACGATGATTCGATCTGGCTGCGCCGGACCTCGATTGAGCGTTATGTGGCGGAGCTGGGTATCGCTGTTGTTATGCCGCAGGTTCACCGCAGCTTCTATACGGATATGGAGGCAGGCGGCAAGTACTGGACGTTCATCAGTGAGGAGCTACCGGCGCTGGCCCGTTCCTTCTTCCCGTTGTCGGCCAAGCGCGAGGATAATTTCGTGGCGGGATTGTCGATGGGCGGATACGGGGCGATGAAGCTGGGACTGCGCAAGCCGCAGGACTGGGCTGCTGCAGCAAGTCTGTCGGGAGCACTCGATATGGCACATAATTTCTTGAACTTTGAAGATCCCTCGCAGAAGACCAAGGATTATTTGCAGATTTTTGGGGACAAGGACATTGCTGGCACTCCGGAAGATCTGCTCTGGCTGCTTGAGGAAGTGAACCGCTCCAAAGGGCCGAAGCCGCTGCTCTATCAGTGCTGTGGAACCGAGGATTTCCTCTATGAGGACAATCAGGTCTTCCGTAAGGCCTGCTCCAAGACCAAGCTGTCTCTAACCTACGAAGAGGGGCCGGGAGCGCATGAGTGGGGATACTGGGATGCCAAGATCCGCGATGTACTGAAGTGGCTGCCGCTAAGCAAGTAG
- a CDS encoding type IV pilus modification PilV family protein has protein sequence MSWKDPWNRSRERGKEAGFTLIEVLAAIVILSIVSLVLTSYFTNAMTYSKSNQNKTIMVNLARNALFYMEKQDFGELELYLKGRPASGAETEIIGHPAIQASGCVPLTETAVSCSVYSNAVSDVNTLAKVLNPTINNISYQIDIEYQSTLHTGMIHSTDAIERATAEYLLPVRVRVRDSSQVRTNAKETVVEGYITDEKIR, from the coding sequence ATGTCCTGGAAAGACCCATGGAACCGCAGCCGCGAGCGGGGCAAGGAAGCGGGCTTCACCTTAATCGAGGTGCTGGCCGCCATCGTCATTTTGTCGATAGTGTCCCTGGTGCTGACTTCTTATTTTACCAATGCCATGACCTATTCCAAGTCCAACCAGAACAAGACGATCATGGTCAATCTGGCGCGGAACGCTTTGTTTTATATGGAGAAGCAGGATTTTGGTGAGCTGGAATTATACCTTAAAGGGAGACCTGCTTCAGGAGCAGAAACTGAGATTATAGGTCACCCTGCAATTCAGGCCTCCGGCTGTGTTCCTTTGACAGAGACAGCAGTGAGCTGCAGCGTCTACAGTAATGCGGTGAGCGATGTGAACACTTTGGCGAAGGTGCTGAATCCTACGATTAATAACATCAGTTATCAGATAGATATTGAATATCAGTCTACTCTGCATACAGGAATGATACATTCAACAGATGCCATTGAGAGGGCTACTGCCGAGTACCTTTTGCCGGTTCGGGTCAGAGTGCGGGATTCCAGTCAGGTTAGAACGAATGCTAAGGAGACTGTTGTGGAGGGATATATTACAGATGAGAAAATTCGTTGA